A part of Lactobacillus sp. ESL0700 genomic DNA contains:
- a CDS encoding Cof-type HAD-IIB family hydrolase, whose product MIKLVACDLDGTLFNSQVAISEGNAAAIRAAQDSGIEFLVATGRAPKQSRAVIRDYGLQTGFININGALVYDEHDTLQVKHVLQKQKAIAVAQILRKYDIYFEIVTADHIYSEDISKRVFNLASSLITLNPGVSFKEAVAISGGSNAMLSMTLVDSFDQLFTDPNIEIMKIIAFDSRGYATLNKVKEEIGQLGDLAVTSSAATNIEINDIHAQKGAALLDYAKKKGIKRDEVAAIGDNLNDISMIRDAGVGVAMGNAVPEIKEAAQIETKTNNEDGVGYILRKFIKDNAKK is encoded by the coding sequence TTGATTAAATTAGTAGCCTGCGACCTTGATGGCACCTTATTTAACAGCCAAGTAGCCATTTCTGAGGGAAACGCTGCTGCCATTCGTGCTGCCCAAGACAGTGGCATCGAGTTCTTAGTTGCAACTGGTCGCGCGCCCAAGCAATCCCGGGCAGTTATTCGTGATTATGGCCTGCAAACTGGCTTTATCAACATTAATGGTGCCTTGGTTTATGATGAACATGATACTTTGCAAGTCAAGCACGTCTTACAAAAGCAAAAAGCGATTGCTGTGGCCCAAATTTTACGTAAATATGATATTTATTTTGAAATTGTAACTGCTGATCACATTTATTCCGAAGACATTAGCAAGCGTGTCTTCAACTTGGCTAGCTCGCTAATTACACTTAACCCCGGAGTATCTTTTAAAGAAGCTGTGGCTATTTCTGGCGGTAGTAATGCCATGTTAAGTATGACTTTAGTTGATAGTTTTGATCAGCTTTTTACCGACCCAAATATTGAAATTATGAAAATAATTGCTTTTGACAGTCGGGGATACGCCACATTAAACAAAGTCAAAGAAGAGATTGGACAGCTTGGCGACCTTGCAGTCACTTCCAGTGCCGCAACTAATATCGAAATCAACGACATCCATGCTCAAAAAGGAGCTGCCCTGCTCGATTATGCCAAGAAAAAGGGCATTAAACGTGACGAAGTTGCCGCAATCGGCGATAATTTAAATGATATCAGTATGATTCGCGATGCTGGAGTCGGCGTGGCTATGGGCAATGCCGTTCCAGAAATTAAAGAGGCTGCCCAGATTGAAACTAAAACCAATAATGAAGATGGTGTCGGCTATATCTTAAGAAAGTTTATCAAGGATAACGCTAAGAAATAG
- a CDS encoding uracil-DNA glycosylase gives MKKFIGNDWDEILAPVFASDEYHQLHEFLKQEYATKQIFPDMYHIFTAFKLTSYQQTKVVILGQDPYHNPGQATGMSFAVMPGVNLPPSLQNIYRELYDDVGCQPVNHGYLKKWADQGVLLLNAVLTVPYGHANGHQGKGWEQVTDAAIKALSDRGKVVFILWGRFAQNKIPLIDQDKNFVIKSAHPSPFSADRGFFGSRPFSRCNAALKEFGETPIDWQLPQTVGQADLA, from the coding sequence ATGAAAAAGTTTATTGGTAATGACTGGGATGAAATTTTAGCACCGGTATTTGCTAGTGATGAATATCATCAGTTGCACGAATTTTTGAAGCAGGAATACGCGACTAAGCAAATTTTTCCAGATATGTATCATATTTTCACAGCTTTTAAGCTAACCTCATATCAGCAGACGAAGGTCGTCATTCTAGGGCAAGACCCGTATCATAACCCCGGTCAAGCAACGGGAATGAGCTTTGCCGTGATGCCGGGGGTTAATTTACCACCGTCATTGCAAAATATTTATCGCGAATTATACGATGATGTGGGCTGTCAACCAGTCAATCATGGCTATTTGAAGAAGTGGGCTGACCAAGGTGTATTGTTACTAAATGCTGTCTTAACAGTTCCTTATGGTCATGCGAACGGTCATCAGGGTAAAGGCTGGGAGCAAGTGACTGATGCCGCAATTAAGGCCCTAAGTGATCGCGGAAAAGTTGTTTTTATTTTGTGGGGAAGATTTGCCCAAAATAAAATCCCACTAATTGACCAAGACAAGAATTTTGTGATTAAATCAGCTCATCCAAGTCCATTTTCGGCTGATCGTGGATTTTTTGGTTCACGACCGTTTTCACGGTGTAATGCCGCTTTGAA